The sequence ATTGTTTCTAATTCTTTTTTTAATGCTGTCATATGACATCATTCTGCTAATTTTCCTTTGAGAAAAGAGGCTCTTCGTGCAAAAGTATCTGGATTGCTCAAGACATATTCCCTTATTAGCATCTCTCTCCGGGACTTGGCATCTTGGCGAAAAAAAGATGCATTTCTATATCTTCTTCGACCCCTGATTTCTTCTTTATTTGgtgaataatataatatattcatccactaaatatatgtcatgtaattcaagactatataGAGCTTGTgtgtatttctttttcttttctgtaTCTTGgctgttaaaataatttatccatataaattgtgctttaaatagggtagccattATTCTCGCTATCTTACTAAGAGATTCTCTGGCTAGGACTGAATTTTGGTttctaccgaagtcatgtcccaagcaattttaactgatcccataagactcatttctaacAGTTTAATGAATGGTTCTCTATTGAAATCAAGTGTGTCTGTTgagattctcatagcagatgtccaatcatctatgagatctttTCTGTTTTTGAAGTCTCATACATgtaggttaagcataaccccataaGGATGTATAGTTTTAAAACAGatttcccatagggtgtttggtgcaagggaatcTGACTTCTCTTTGACCTTGTTCTCGCTGTGTGTGATTCTCCACGGGTATAAAAATTTGGttgagattctctcatatttatattctgaaatcccacactttctcttggtggttTTTGAGAAGATGACCAGGTTATGGTGGGTTGTTCACCCTCTGTTGTGTTCATATTTAAATCTACAATCTTGATATTTGCAAAAGATTCTGTAAGGTTTTGAAGATCTTCGAGACCAATCATTTCTAAAGTTGTCCtcatattaattttgttttgagatttttttgattagattgatcattttttttttcttcaattaaaGGTTTTAGCATCACTTTAGCCTTCTCTCTTTGGTGTAATAACGGTTCAGTACCAAAAGATGGTGGTAACCTTCTTTCTGAAGTCCTTctactagaacttggttgttgttctaggttttgaactcttgtttgaatatcctttaacaTTCCAAGAGtttcttcttggttttcaaggattttctccacATTTTGTGGTACATAATACAACATATTGTCATAATTATGTACTGTCTTTTAATTTCTCTAAAATCTCCGGTAAGTTTAGAGAAATTCAGTACTATTTCCAGGAacatgttattttgaatcataagtttacatTAAGACTCTGATAAGTTCCCCTGTTTTCTTGATACCTAACTTTGGTTAGATTTTCTTATTTCTAGTATTCTAAAGTTTTGGAATAAATCCTCCAAATAATTAATCTCGAACTTGGGTTTAAATTCATGTTATTTGAGAatattctcctcctcaaacatttaattacataataataattatacgcttgaaataattttacctaGATTTTGATATCATTTACGGCTAAGTGAAATCAATCATTTTAATTNTTCCTTTGATTCGATCTCGAGCGGTTACACAATTAGTGAGGAGACTTTGTAGAGAGAGCAGAGAAATTAGAAGAAGACAAGAAGAACAGATAGTGGAGTCAATAATTGTGGTCCTTCTTTTCCTTCATTTTATTGCACTATTTATACTTTGGTACAAGTTTGTTGCTTTAATTGCTTTACAAGTAAAATCGTGTTTTTCTTCTACTCTttacaaaattatttgtttgcaTATACAGTGAGACTTGACATTTCcttctattattatttatggCTAATAAAATCCACCAATTGTCTCGGTGCTCCTTTCATACGCGTTGGCCTTTGTTGGTTCCCACCTTCTAGTATCGTATCATTGCCTTCCTCTTCAAAATTCACCTTGTCCTCAAGGTGGAAATCCGGATATAGTTGGCGAAAAGAAGTTAATTCTTCCCATGAAGTTTCTTCCAGCGGTAGACCCGACCACTGCACTAATACCTGCGAAGACCACGAATTCTGAAGACGAACTTTGCGATGATCTAAAACTGCCAATGGAGTCAAGAGGGGTTGGTTATTGGCGACAGTAATCGGCAGTGGCAATGAGGGAACCATCTCTGGATTCGGGCAAAACTTAAGGGCGGAAATGTGAAAAACCGGAGAGAGCACCAATGTTAGAGCACCCTTCCTTTGATTCGATCTCGAGCGGTTACACAATTAGTAAGGAGACTTTGTAGAGAGAGCAGAGAAATTAGAAGAAGACAAGAAGAACAGATAGTGGAGTCAATAATTGTGGTCCTCCTTTTCCTTCATTTTATTGCACTATTTATACTTTGGTACAAGTTTGTTGCTTTAATTGCTTTACAAGTAAAATCGTGTTTTTCTTCTACTCTttacaaaattatttgtttgcaTATACAGTGAGACTTGACATTTCcttctattattatttatggCTAATAAAATCCACCAATTGTCTCGGTGCTCCTTTCATACGTGTTGGCCTTTGTTGGTTCCCACCTTCTAGTATCGTATCACTTCCCAACTATAAATATAGGTAGTGAGTGCATTTGAATATCAAAGAATATAAGAAactcaaaaaaatatcaattttaatataatataatcacAGAATGGCCCTATTTTCAGATGAAACCGTTCGATTGGTTGGCAACTTTTCTCCAAGCCTATGGGGACACCAGTTCTTGAATTTTACATTCGATAATAAggtatttaatttcaagtcatTGAGTTTATTTGGTGTTCTACTTGcgagatattatattatatattatcgattaacgaatttcaaattttttatttaattttgtaagtgtgtctatatatatataatcatatggTTAAAGCATTCTGTACAAAATTATCtattatattatcatatcatgaaaaaaatgattaattaacgAATATTATTTCTATACAGATAGCAGAAAAGTATTCCAAAGAAATCGAATTGCTGAAAGATGAAGTGAAAACTAAGTTAACAAATCCAGAAAGGAAAATGGTGGACACCATGAATTTGATCGACGTACTCGAACGCCTCGGCATATCGTATCACTTTGAAGATGAAATCAAATATAAACTAGAACAATATTTTGGTTTGAATACAAATTATGAAGACGACAACTATGACTTAAGCAATGTTTCAGTACATTTCCGATTATTTAGGCAACATGGACTCCACTTAACTTCTGGTATGTACCCCACACACGCACAGAGAGACAcagatatatacatatatatattgctTGATGTTCCTTTGTAATATATTTATCTTTCTTAATcttagagttttaatttcgctattttaagtgaaaattttgacttcTCCTTGAAGCATGCATGGGTATGATGAGAGCCACGGTACGTGTTTGCTCATCTATATATCATGATTATTATCCAAAAGATAACTCCATCATTTATGTTTCTATCAGAAATATTTAGCAAATTCAAGGGTCGCGACGGAAAATTCAAAGAATCTCTTAAAAGTGATATCAGGGGGTTGTTGAGTTTGTACGAAGCGGCGCATCTGAGAAAGCACAATGAAACTATACTTGATGATGCCCTTGTTTTCACAAAAGAGTGCCTCAAGTCCATGGATCCAAACCTCAAATCACCCCTCAAGACACAAGTTGAACATGCGCTTATGCAACCCCTACACTTGGGGTACCCAAGATTTGAATCGTACCATTACATCTGTGTCTACGAGGAGGACGAATATTCTAGGGACGAATCACTTCTCAAGTTTGCCAAACTAGACTATAATGCAGTGCAAATGCTGCACAAACAAGAACTCTGTGAAGTCTCGAGGTAACAGTGCGGTCAATAAAATAATGAACTCTACAAATTAAATTGGTATGCACCTAATTGTATGAGAGGACTTAAAAAGAGGCAAGTCAAGACAATCGTCTCACTTTTGAAACAAAAAATGgacatttattatatatgatctATATTAGGTTTGTCATCTTGAAAGATCTAAACAATGTTGGTGATTATGTCACGAACTCGACGAAACTTgggttttttaaaattagttttaacCGGCATAAATCTGGtttattttttcttgttatTCTACAGGTGGTGGAGAGATCTGAACATTATGTCTAAACTTCCTTATGCTAGAGACAGACTTGTTGAGTGTTACTTTTGGGCGACGGGAGCATATCATTTGCCTAAGTATTCTCGAGGCCGAGTCATGTTGACGAAAATCATCAAATTGTTATCATTGATAGATGATACATTTGACGTTTATGGTACAAGTGAAGAACTAGATGCCTTCACTATAGCGATTCAGAGGTAAAGGAAAAGAACAACTTGGGGAGCTGGCCAAGAGAgtttgaaaattgaaattataaataCTAAATCATCCCTTgcttaataattttttgttggtTGTTTCAGGTGGGATATTAAAGAGATTGATTTACTTCCAGAGTATATGAAACCACTCTATACTGTCATTTTGAATCTCTACGATGAATTTAAGGAAGAACAAGCAAAAAAAGAAAGATCTTATGCAGTAGACCATACGATAAGCGCAGTAAGACTTTTTCACTTCAAATTACGAAATAAAAACATTTCTTTCCAATCAAAACTAATAgacat comes from Primulina huaijiensis isolate GDHJ02 chromosome 2, ASM1229523v2, whole genome shotgun sequence and encodes:
- the LOC140963684 gene encoding germacrene A synthase-like isoform X1; the encoded protein is MALFSDETVRLVGNFSPSLWGHQFLNFTFDNKIAEKYSKEIELLKDEVKTKLTNPERKMVDTMNLIDVLERLGISYHFEDEIKYKLEQYFGLNTNYEDDNYDLSNVSVHFRLFRQHGLHLTSEIFSKFKGRDGKFKESLKSDIRGLLSLYEAAHLRKHNETILDDALVFTKECLKSMDPNLKSPLKTQVEHALMQPLHLGYPRFESYHYICVYEEDEYSRDESLLKFAKLDYNAVQMLHKQELCEVSRWWRDLNIMSKLPYARDRLVECYFWATGAYHLPKYSRGRVMLTKIIKLLSLIDDTFDVYGTSEELDAFTIAIQRWDIKEIDLLPEYMKPLYTVILNLYDEFKEEQAKKERSYAVDHTISALKEQVRSYNVEAKWFLKGYLPPFSEYLNIALTTGTYHFLSNASLMVLDFATRKEFEWLNTMPKILGASLTICRLVDDVATYKTEKERGQISTGIDCYMKENGVAMDEAINEIEEMVTYAWKEINHNFKKPYPCSKEVHSIILNITRVICVAYNNYEDGYTEPEKVLKPLIVAMYIEPFKI
- the LOC140963684 gene encoding germacrene A synthase-like isoform X2, translating into MALFSDETVRLVGNFSPSLWGHQFLNFTFDNKIAEKYSKEIELLKDEVKTKLTNPERKMVDTMNLIDVLERLGISYHFEDEIKYKLEQYFGLNTNYEDDNYDLSNVSVHFRLFRQHGLHLTSEIFSKFKGRDGKFKESLKSDIRGLLSLYEAAHLRKHNETILDDALVFTKECLKSMDPNLKSPLKTQVEHALMQPLHLGYPRFESYHYICVYEEDEYSRDESLLKFAKLDYNAVQMLHKQELCEVSRWWRDLNIMSKLPYARDRLVECYFWATGAYHLPKYSRGRVMLTKIIKLLSLIDDTFDVYGTSEELDAFTIAIQRWDIKEIDLLPEYMKPLYTVILNLYDEFKEEQAKKERSYAVDHTISALKEQVRSYNVEAKWFLKGYLPPFSEYLNIALTTGTYHFLSNASLMVLDFATRKEFEWLNTMPKILGASLTICRLVDDVATYKVEKERCQKSTGIDCYMKDYGVTMEEAMNKIEEMATDAWKDVNENFKRPFPCSKEVLMIILNITRVIDVVYKNNEDGYTHPEKVIKPLIVAMYIEPFKI